The sequence ATGGAGAGGAAGGCTCTTGAGATGGTGGAGAAGTGGTGAGTCCTGGGCACGTGGGGTAGGGAGAGGAACCCCTCGGGTCATGATCAGACTGTTCAGCCTGCTCCATCCCCACCTTCTTGGCAGCCTAGATAAATATTTCCAGCATCTTTGTGACGACCTGGAGGTATTTGCTGCTCATGCTGGCCGCAAGACTGTGAAGCCAGAGGACTTGGAGCTGCTGATGCGGCGGTGAGAGGGCAGAAGGTGTGGGGGTGCTGGCTGGGGGAGTTCTGGCGCTGATTCTGCctgtcccttctcttcctccactGCAGGCAGGGCCTGGTCACCGACCAAGTCTCACTGCACGTGCTAGTGGAGCGGCACCTGCCCCTGGAGTACCGGCAGCTGCTCATTCCCTGTGCGTACAGTGGCAACTCTGTCTTCCCTGCCCAGTAGTGGCCAGGCTTCAACACTTTCCCTGTCCCCACCTGGGGCCTCTTGCCCCCCACATATTTCTCCAggtctcctccccacccccccagcATCAATAAAGTGTCATAAACAGAATATTCTGCATTTTGGTGCATGTTCTGGGGCCAGCCAGGCAGGGACTGATTCCCCCCCACAACTCCCCAGCACAGTCTGGAGAATGGCATGGGTTCAGACAAACACTTTTATACTAAAAGCTAGGGGTTAGCAGGACTGGAGCATGCAGGCTGCCCACAGGTTCCTAGCTTGCAGGCTCTGGCTCTCGAGGTCCCACACGCCTGATGTCAATCACCTGAAGCCGCTCCAGGACAATCTGGAGGATTTCCACCACGCCTTCTTCCTTCTCGTCACCCTCCTCTGGCATTTCCAACTCAGGGAGCTGGAAGGCCTGGCTCACATAGGTGTTCACAGTCTGCTTGTCCAGGCTGGGGTCGATGGTCATCAGGGCCCCTCGCAGCTTGGGCAGAGTCACTTCCTCATGGCTGCCCCACAGGAAAAGAGAGTGACAGGCCCTGACCCCTCCTCTCCGTGCCCCAGACTCCCAGGTGCCCTTCTCTGTGCTGGGCTGAGCAGTGGATGGTGCATGGTGCACAGGGAGACCCAGGGGCTTCAGGGGCCCAGCCTGTGGGACTCGCCTATGGATGAGGGTCACTCACAGTTCTATGCCCAGCTCCTGCTTTAGCTGCTGTAAGTACTCATCCTTCTCATCCATGTATTGTTCCCAGAGTTTTTGCACAAAGGGCTCACTCTGGCCCTCCTCATCCTGGGAGGGGCCACAAGTCGGGGGAGGGCACATTGGCTAGGGTCCAGCCAAGGCTAGGGCAGGGGCCAGGCCAGTCCCCGGACCCCACACACCCACCTCCATAAACAGTGAGTGGTAGTTAAGCAAGTCTGCATTGCTGCTGCTGGGATGCCAGCCCCCTGCCTCCATCAGCTCCTGGATTTGCTCTTCTGTCTTGAGAGGGAAGGTACTCTTGAGGACAGTGCTGTAGGGGAGACACGAGGGCCAACAGGGACCTGCTGAGGCCTACTTGTGCCTCTCCCTAGTGCTCAAAATGGAGTGAGTTCCGAGGCTGTGGCCCTTCCCACCAGGTGCCCCTTTTCCCTGCAGATGCAGGAACAGTTGGGTAGGAGTTGGGGGTGGCCTGGACTGGCCTCTCACTTGAACTGCTCCATGGTTAGTAGCCCCTCGTTCTGACTGTCAGCATTTGTCATTTCCTTCAGCAGCTGGGCTACTGTCTCCTTCTGGGTGACATACACATTCTCACTCTGCTATAAGGAGAGAAGCATTATTCACTTGCTGTTCCTGGGAGTGGTGGGGGCAAAGCTGGTCTATGCTAGGGACAAAGACCGCTCTCAGTCTCCCCAAGGGGAATAGGCCCCAGCTCACCTTTCCCATCAAGACTGCATAGAACTGACTCATAACCTCGTTGGAGTGGAAGatcttgatattttcaaaaatagtgtAAGCCCAGGCCATGGCATCACTGGGCCCAAAGCGATGCTCCAGGAAATTGAAGAAGAAATCTGGGAACGTCTCTTTCTGCGGGATCGAGGAAATGCTCAGTCATCCTGCCTTAGGGTTGGTTGGCCCTCATCCCTGGCACCTCTGGACCTGCAGAGGACTCTGGATCTGAAGACCACGCTGGGCCAGAGTGGCTGGTGAGATCTGACCTGCTCCTCAGCAAGACGTTCCTTCCAGGCATCCTTGAGGAGGTTGACCACGTCCTTCTTGCTTGGCTTCTTGTTCTCCACAAGGCCATGAAACCGAAGAAAAGCAGGGATGGCTTCCCCATAGCCCTAGGAGGGAGGAGGATATCAGCTCATCTCTGGACCCATCTGTGGCCCCACCCCCAGTCAGCGAAGAGCTTCAGTTGGTTCCCCAAAAGCTTGTCTGAGCAGCAGGGCATGGCTGTTCTGACTCTGGCCCAAGCCCCACTCCTGGGGCCTACCCTACCAGACCAGGGAAGAAGTCTTTTTCCCGCAGCAGCCCCGAGCCAATCTCTTCCAGGAGCACGTCCACCAGCTGGTCGCTGTTCTTGCCCTCAGCCAGCATCTGCCAGCGCTCTGGGCCCCCAGCCACCACATCTGCATGTGGGGAGAGGGAGCTGGAGTCCGGGCCCACATGTAAGCAGGACCTGGGGCCCCGCCGGCTGCCCTCACCTTCGCACTTGGTCCAGTCAGGCCGCGGCGTGGAAGTGCGCTGGATCTCCTGCAGCTCAGAGAAGAATTGGTCCCGCTCCTTCAGCATGCTCATATGCAGCTGCATCAGGATCTCATGTTCCTTGCGAACCTCCTCGTAGCTGGCTCTCAGGGTGTCCAGCTGTGGGCAAGGACATTGGCCCTGGCCCCCCACCTGTGAGACCCTGTCCTACCCTCCTGGCCCTGCCTGCCAGCACCTGCTCCTGAAGATCCTTGTTGGTCTTTTCCTGCATTTCAAAGTCCCTCCTGGGGACCACATCTCCAAAGTTGGCCTTCATGGTGTTGAGTTCCATCTGTGTGCGGGTCAGGTCTTGCCGGGTCATCTTAAGAGCCAGGGTTAACTTCACCGGGTCCTCCCCCCAGATGCCTGCCAGGGGAGGGGGTCCACCAGCCTGTGTCACCATGGCTTTCTCAGGGGTTGCCTGAAGCCCTCTGCCCTTCCTGTTTGGGGTTTCCTGGGTCTTGCCTACAGCACTACCAGCCTAGGGTTTCAGGCTAAAGTCTAGAAGCCCAGGAAACTGAGTACCAGGCCTGTCCAGCCCACTGGGAGCCTAGGCTGCCTCAGCTACCAACTGTGTTCCTACAATTTGCAGTTCAACTCAGAAGATACATAGCCCTGGGGGAGGCAGGGACATCTCCCCTCTGAACGGTTATGGAATGAGAAGGTCTTAGGAATGTTGAATGAATGGGGCTTAGGGGTGAGACCAGACTCCTCCAGCGTCTCAGAGAAGAGAGAAACCCGATTCCTGATTCAGGCTTACCTGGCGACTGGGCTAATGACATGTCCTCCCGCTGGTACCGCAGCTCATTCAGGTCTGCGATGAGGATCTTGCGGGCATCTCGCTCACTGAGGTAGTGCAGGTATTCCTCAGCCAAGTTCTTCCTCAGTTTGGTCACCTGATGAGAAGGTGGCTGTGTGGTCAGGGGCTGCCCCTGGACCCCTGTATGCAGCTGGTCACCCCAGGGAGTGGGCTGGGTGCTGGGGGGCCCCATCAGGGACTGAACAGGAAAGGTGAAAGAAGGAGGAGATTGGCCATTTCTGAGAATTCGGCAAGGTGCCAGTGCTTCCCCCTGTGGGGAAAGTGCTGAGCCTAGCAGCAGGGCAGTGGGTGGAGTTAGCAAGGCTCTCGGGGAAGGTGGTGGCTCAGTGTGTCACTCCCTGTAGAAAGGCAGAGCGGGGTAGGGGGTCACCCTTGTGGTGGGGTTGGCAGGAATTCGGGGACTTGGTCATCACACCGCTTCCATTCACCTCACTCTGCAATGAAATCTTCTCCTCATTATTTTTGTCGATGAGTTTTAGCAAGTTCATCTTCTCTTTCTTGAGCAGGGAGATTTCATGCTTCTCCTCAGCTCTCATGGCCAGGATCCTCTCATTGCAGTCCTCATTCACAGTGACAAGCTTGGCCCTCAGGGGCTCTAGAGCCCGAATCTTCTCCCTTTGGTGGGCTAAGCAGAGACAGGTGGGAGAGCTGCTTTGGGGCCATGGAGAACAAACAGCCAGAAGACACAGACCCTAAGGTCATGGGTGAGTGGCTATGTCGCTTGCAAACCCCAAGAATCTCTGCATGCCTTGTTCAAAGCCATGGTCCCTGTTTCAGGCCTTCCTGCACTTGACTTTAAACCAAGGGCAGAGTTCAGATGAAGACCGGGGTCTCTCCTATGTCCTTTCCCCTACAGCCTTAAGTCCTGCAACTGCACCATGTCCTGCACCTCCTGAGCCTGGCAAGCCTGCTGACTCCCAGAGGTGCTGACTCTCTCCTGGGGTTCACTCCCTTGTCAACAGGGACTGCCCCACTGTGCTTCTCAATGACAGGGGTGGTCAGGTGCTCTGGGGTGCCCTATCACGGAACAGTCTGTGCAGAATAGCTGAGGGGCCTTGGTGACCTCAAGGCCCAGTTGGTAGCTGCCCCAGCCCTGCTATGGAGCACCAGAAGGTTGAATAGGATCTTCTCCACCCCTTCCAGGCTGGGACAAGGAGGGGAGCtgcattcccttttttttttttttttttttttttgcgatggagtcttgttcttttgcccaggctggagtgcagtggcgtgatctcaactcactgcaacctccaccgcctaggttcaagcaattctcctgcctcagtctcccaagtagctgggattacaggtgtgagccaccatgcacagctaatttttgtgtgtttttagtagagacagggtttcaccatgttggccaggctggtctcaaactcctgacctcaaatgatccaccgcctcggcctcctaaagtgctgggattacaggcgtaagccactgcgcctggcaggaGGTGCATTCTTACCCAGCATCCCCTCATATGCATTCTTGATGGAGGATAGTAATGGCTTGTACGTTTTGAAGTCCTCTATGAAGAACTCAAAGATCTCTCTGTAAGGCTGGCAAGAAAAGGGAACCCATCATCTCCTGGCCCACAGCTGCCAACCTTAGTGgggaactgtttttctttttcttttttcctgagatggagtctcgctctgtcacccaggctggagtgctgtggtgcaatctcggctcactgcaacctctgcctcccaggttcaagtgattctcctgcctcagcctcctgagtagctgggattacaggcatgcgccaccacgcctggctaatttttttttttttttttttctgagacggagtctcgctctgtcgcccaggctggagtgcagtggcgcaatctcggctcactgctagctccgcctcccgggttcacgccattctcctgcctcagcctctccgagtagctgggactacaggcgcccgccaccgcgcccggctaattttttgtatttttggtagagacggggtttcaccgtggtctcgatctcttgacctcgtgatccgcccgcctcggcctcccaaagtgctgggattacaagcgtgagccaccgcgcccggccatcctggctaatttttgtatttttagtagagacagggtttcaccatgttagccaggatggtctcgatctcctgacctcgtgatccacccacctcagcctcccaaagtgctgggattacaggtgtgacccactgtgcccggccctgtgtctttcttttttttttttggagacggagtctcgctctgtcacccaggctggagtgcagtggcgcgatcttggctcactgcaagttctgcctcccgggttcacaccattctcctgcctcagcctctctgagtagctgggactacaggcgcccaccaccacgcctggctaattttttgtatttttttagtagagacagggtttcaccatggtctcgatctcctgacctcgtgatccgcccgcctcggccacccaaagtgctgggattacaagcgtgagccaccgcgcccggccagccctgTGTCTTTCTTTACTGGGCTTAGTGGTATTCCGGCATGAGGCTGCCAGGTCACTTATATTCAAGTAAATGCCCTAGATACCACCCAGGTACCTCACAGTGCCACAGAGTCTGGGGGGCAGCTCTCTGGAGGCCTGTCCTGATGCTATCTCTGAGGCCTAGTGGACTGCCATGACCATGGACAGACCTCCATTCTGTGCCTGAGCCCCTCTCTGGCTCTCCAGGAAGCCAGCCTCTTGTCTTCTAGACACTGCATCATTGGCCTCTCACTTGTAACCTCTCCCCATCTTAGAGCCTGGTAGATTCAGGAGATTGAAGGTTGTACCCTTGCATCCTGACATGCAAGTAGGGGTGTGGTCCTCTGTCCCATTTGGACGCATGGGAGGTTTCTGGAGGCAGCACTGCTCACTGAAATGAACATAGTCTCCAGAGTCAGCCCTAAGTTTGAAGCCTAGCCCCAGTATGCCATAGTGGTATGCTTTCTTCCTTATCTGTTCGGGAGATCGATGTAAGGCCCCAGCCCAGGGCCTTGCACTTGCACATAgccagtgctcagtaaatgctttaGTCAATGACTAAGTCAAAAGGCAGGGATCCTCTGTCATCATCCTTGTTTGAGCAGATTTGGTGATTCTCTCCCTAATATACACTGGAATCTGGGTTAgatctggtctctctctctctcttcctccctccctccttatgCATCTGGGCTGGTTCCTTAAGCTTGGGGTTGTTGCCACTGGGCTGGTAAACACGGTGTGACCCCTGCTTGCCCAACTGCCAGCAGTCAGGCTCCATTCACTGATGTCTAGTGGCCCAACCTGGGTACTGGGGATCATAGAGCTGCAGGGACTGGGCACAGCATCCAGGCCACCTgactcagatgaggaaactccaGCCTCAGGAGACATTCGGATCCACATTGCAGCCTTGCCTGCTcactggagttttcttttttttttttttttttgagatggagtctcactctgtcgcccaggctggagtgcactggcatgaacttggctcactacaagctccacctcccaggttcatgccattctcctgcctcagcctcccgagcagctgggactacaggtgcctgccaccacacctggctaatttttttgtatttttagtagagacagggtttcaccatgttagccaggatggtctcgatctcctgacctggtgatctgcctgcctcggcctcccaaagtgctgggattacaggtgtgagccaccatgcctggccttcttttttcttttgacagagtctcgctccattgcccaggctgtagtgcagtggcatgatcttggctcactgcaacctctgcctcccaggttcaagcaattcccctgcctcagcctcctgagtagctgggactacaggtgtgcaccaccactgcaggttttgtatttttagtagaggcagggtttcaccatgttgatcaggctggtcttgaactcctgacctcaagcgatcctcctgcctcagcctcccaaagtgctgggattacaggcatgagccactgtgcccggcctcactgGCATTTTCATAGGATGTTTCATGCTTCTGTTCAGGgaaggagacccaggagagctgggaGAGGAGGGTTTCCCCTGAAGGTCTGAGGTGCTCAGTCCTTGTAGGTgaagcttttctttgtttttgagacggagtctcactcttgtcgcccaggttggagtgcagtggtgtgatctcgtctcactgcaaccgctgcctcccgggttcaagcgattctcctgcctcagcctcctgagtagctgggactacagtcacccactaccatgcccagctaatttttgtacttttagtagagacagggtttcgccatgttggccaggctggtcttgaactcctgacctcaggtgatccacctgccttggcctcccaaagtgctgcgattacaggcgtgagccaccgtgcctggccagtaggTGAAGCttcttcccacccttccccctccctccccaagtTTCTTCTGTGGCTCTGACCTGCAGCCTTATTTCCTGGGTGGAATCTGTGCCCAGATCCAGCAGGAGGAGCTCCTTGCGTAGGTAGTTTTCCAGTTCCTCCAAGTACCGGGGCTTGGCAGTGCGAAAGGGGTGCTGCTGGCAGCTCCTGCAGGGGACAGTGGCTGATATGTGGCCAGCACCCCCACGGGACCCTTGTGCCCTCAGTCTGGGGCAACACATGCCCCTGCCCTGTCTCCTGGCCCAAAGCCTGGCCCATGCCAGCCCACCCACCATGGGACTGACCCTGGCTTACCCTACTCGCTTCCAGTAGTCATCTGAACAGGGTTTTCGATTTTGCAAAATGGTCTGGCCACTGGTGTATGTGGGCCATGGGGACAGGTGCCCACCCATGGAGAACTGACCAGTCTGCAGGGAGGGACAAGTGGGGTTGCCATGGCAACATTGCTTCCCTTCCTAatgtttctctccatctctcctcccccagtcctgactttttttttttttttttttttttttgagacagtcttgctctgtcgcccaggctggagtgcagtggcacgatcttggctcactgcaacctttgactcccgggttcaagctattctctgcctcagcctcccgagtagctgagattacaagcactcaccaccacgcctagctaatttttgtatttttagtagagacggggtttcaccatcttggccaggctggtcttgaactcctgacctcatgatccacccaccttggcctcccaaggtgctgggattacaagcgtgaaccaccgcgcttGGCCAGCTCTGATGTGTTTTACAAACATCTCTCAACATGGTTCACAATTAAGACTGTGGGTTCTTGAGTTAGAGAAGACTGGGGTTAAGTCTCAAATGTCCCTTATTAGCTATGTCACAACTTCTCTGAGTCTTAGTTCTCAcgtctgtaaaatagggatgatgGTAGTCTTCGTCACAGTGTATTGATGTGAGGATGCAATGAGAAAGCacagtcgggcacggtggctcacgccagcactttcggaggctgaggtgggtggatcacgaggtcaggagatcaagactatcctggctaacagggtgaaaccccatctctactaaaaatacaaaaaaaaattaggccgggcacagtggctcatgcctgtaatctcagcactttggaaggccaaggtgggtggatcacgaggtcaggagattgagaccatcctggttagcacggtgaaaccccgtctctactaaaaatacaaaaaattagccgggcgtggtgttggacacctgtaatcccagctactctggaggctgaggcaggagaatggcgtgaacccgggaggcggagcttgcagtgagtggagatcaccccactgcactccatccagcctgagtgacagaacgagactccgtctcaaaataaataaataaataaaaataataaaaatacaaaaacaaaattatctgggcgtggggtgggtgcccgtagtcccagctactcgggaggctaaggcgggagaatggcatgagcccaggaggcggagtttgcagtgagccaagattgcgccactgcactccagcctggcgacagagcgagactcggtctcaaaaaaaaaaaaaaaaaaaaattagccgggtgtggtggcgtgtgcttatagtcccagctactcggaaggctgaggcaggagaatcccttgaacccgggaagcagaggttgcggtgagccgagatcacaccattgcactccagcctggaccacaagaacaaaactctgtctcaaaaaaaaaaaaaaaaaaaaaagagagaaagcataATGTGTGCTTTACATGGACCCTGGTACTTGCTAGGAACTCAATAAAGATTAGctattctggctgggcacagtggctcatgcctgtaatcccagcagtttgggaggccaaggtgtgcgacttttagcactttgaggccaaggtgggcagatcacttgaggtcaggaatttgagaccagcctggccaacatggtgaaactccatctctactaaaaatacggtggcgcgtgcctgtattcccagctactagggaggctgaggcaggagaatcgcttgaacttgggaggcagaggttgcagtgagctgggatcgacccattacactccagccgcggggacaagagtgaaactccatctcaaaaaaaaaaaaaaaaagactatcaaAATGGAtgtaattttatgtatgtatgtttatatgtatgtatttatttatttatttgagatggagtcacactctgttgcccaggctggagtgcagtagcgcgatctctactcactgcagctctgcctcttgagttcaagcgattctcctgcctcagactcccgagtagctggcctgccaccatgcccacttcttttgtatttttagtagagattacaagtgtgagccacagcgcccggctcaCGCCtgattcccagcactttgggaggcagagggaggcagataacctgaggccaggaatttgagaccagcctggccaacatgttaaaaccccatctctactaaaaataaaaaattagccaggcctggtggtgcacacctgtaatcccagctattccggaggccgaggcagaagaattgcttgaaccctggaggcagaggctacagtaagcagagatcgcacgactgtactctagtctgggcgacagagagagactctgactcaaaaaaaaaaaagagatggagagatggggtctcactatgttgcccaggctgggcttctcGAACtctcctgggatcaagagatcctcctaccttgtcctcccaaagtgctgggattactggcttgaGTCACGATGTCCAGCCTAATTTTTATAAAAGCACAAAATAACCCTGGAAGACACCtgggagtttattttttatttttttcttagagatagggtcttactctgtcacccaggctggagtgcagtgacccaatAACACCTCACAGTAActacaaactcctgggctcaagagatcctcccacttcagtctcccgagtagctaggactaatgggtacgccaccactcctggttaatttaaaaaatctttttcgtagagatgaaatctccctgtgttgccaggctggtctcaaactcctggtctcaagcagtcttccttctttggcctcccaaagtgttaggattacaggtgtgagccagccttgtttttcagaattttatttatttattttttttgagactgagtctccctctgtcacccaggctggagtgcagtggcacaatctctgctcactgcagcctccacctcctgggttcaagtgatgctcctgcctcagcctcctgggtagccggaattacaggcgcatgccaccacacccagctaatttttgtatttttagtagagatggggtttcaccatgttggccaggctggtcttgaactcctgacctagtgatctgcccgcctcagcctcccaaaatgctgggattacaggtgtgagccactgcgcccagcccagacttttattttttattatttgtttttatttattcatttatcttgagacggagcctcactctgttgcccaggctggagcgcagtggtacgatcttggctcactgcaacctccacctcccaagttcaagcaattctcctgcctcagcctcccgaagagctgggactacaggcacgcaccaccatgcccagctaattttgtatttttagtagaaacggggtttcaccatgttgcccaggctggtctcgaacctctgacctcaggtgatccaccgacttcggcctcccaaagtgctgggattacaagcgtgagccaccgcgcccggccatttttcaGACTTGTAAAAGACCagtccttggccgggcgcggtggcttacgcctgtaatcccagcactttgggaggccaaggcgggcacatcacgaggtcaggagaccgagaccatcctggctaacacggtgaaacttcgtgtctactaaaaacacaaaaaattagccaggtgtggtgacacgtgcctgtagtcccagctactcgggaggctgaggcaggagaatcgcttgaacctgggaggcggaggttgcagtgagccaagattgtgccactgcgctccagcctgggcgaggagcgaggctccgtctgaaaaaataaataaattaattaatatataaaaaaaagaccaGTCCTCGTGTTCTGTCTACTGTTTCTACCGAGAGAAAATGTGGCTACCCTCCTTTGCTTGCAGAGGCGAGTGGAAGCTGGAGAGCTAGCTGCCATGCCGCGTCTTGGCTAGGTTATTAACAGCTGAGGGATCTCCGCCCGGGTGGCTGGAACGTAGTGCTCCCGGGCGCTCCGTGCTCTCTGCTTCCCCCTGTAGGTAAAAACGGGAAGACGGCCCCGGAGGGACGGCGGGAGGGAACACTGCCCTCTGGTGGTTGATGCCGCGCAAAAGAAAGTGAGAATGAAAAAGCCTGGCCCACAGAAGGTGGCAGCTGAGAACGCTGCCCTGGAGCCTCAGAGCTTTCCCCTAGTCATCAGGTCTTTTGGGCTGCGCTTGGTCTCTGCGAATAATCCATACTGACCCCCACCTTTCTCCTCCCTGGAGTCACTCCCGCAGGGGTGTTGGGAGTCCCCAGCCCCAGAAAGTGTGTGGCCCATGTGTTTCCAAATTCCCCACGAGGGTCACGGTCACACAAGGAAAATCACCATACAGCCCGTGCTGTTCCACTGTGAGCCAGAGTTGTAAGTTTACTCAAATGTGTTTTTTCCTTTATGAGATTTGGACAATGGCTATTTGCTGATTAATAACAATCCTATGATCATATCAACAAGAGCCCAAAAGTACTTAATAAGACAGCAttggggccaggtacagtggctcacgcctgtaatcccagcactttgggaggccgaggcaggcagatcacgaggtctggagttggagaccagcctgaccaacatgatgaaaccctgtctttactaaaaatacaaaaatttgccgggcgtggccgagcatggtggctcacacctataatcccagcactttgggaggctaaggcgggcggatcacgaggttaggagatcgagaccatcctggccaacacggtgaaaccccatctctactaaaaatacaaaaaaattagccaggcgtgttggcgggcatctgtcccagctac comes from Symphalangus syndactylus isolate Jambi chromosome 11, NHGRI_mSymSyn1-v2.1_pri, whole genome shotgun sequence and encodes:
- the TSNAXIP1 gene encoding translin-associated factor X-interacting protein 1 isoform X4, with the protein product MATGCTLPQLPRPRVLIARLPVGHGLPAVAVPQLLVRVEMPVIPATRDAEAENGLNLRDGGCRGPRWHHCTPAWVTRLQPQPSGVTINESFLTEDKNTQNCKLLQKRRTLVSDKLASAHRHPSPAAQHSAADLTSHPSCQHTRHCATCWDGHTRSAKTGQFSMGGHLSPWPTYTSGQTILQNRKPCSDDYWKRVGSCQQHPFRTAKPRYLEELENYLRKELLLLDLGTDSTQEIRLQPYREIFEFFIEDFKTYKPLLSSIKNAYEGMLAHQREKIRALEPLRAKLVTVNEDCNERILAMRAEEKHEISLLKKEKMNLLKLIDKNNEEKISLQSEVTKLRKNLAEEYLHYLSERDARKILIADLNELRYQREDMSLAQSPGIWGEDPVKLTLALKMTRQDLTRTQMELNTMKANFGDVVPRRDFEMQEKTNKDLQEQGQCPCPQLDTLRASYEEVRKEHEILMQLHMSMLKERDQFFSELQEIQRTSTPRPDWTKCEDVVAGGPERWQMLAEGKNSDQLVDVLLEEIGSGLLREKDFFPGLGYGEAIPAFLRFHGLVENKKPSKKDVVNLLKDAWKERLAEEQKETFPDFFFNFLEHRFGPSDAMAWAYTIFENIKIFHSNEVMSQFYAVLMGKQSENVYVTQKETVAQLLKEMTNADSQNEGLLTMEQFNTVLKSTFPLKTEEQIQELMEAGGWHPSSSNADLLNYHSLFMEDEEGQSEPFVQKLWEQYMDEKDEYLQQLKQELGIEL